The following nucleotide sequence is from Congzhengia minquanensis.
CGGTATGTAAAACTACATCATCGGTTCGCCCCGTTCCGTTAGAATGCCCGTGCGGCAAATGCTGACCGTTTGGGGACGAAATTCTTCTATATATGTTTTCATTGCCTCTATTAATAAATCTGGTTTTAAGTTTGCGTTGCTGCCTGCGGAAATCACTGCAGAAAAGGAGTGTTCCTCTTTCCGGCACAAATCCATAATATCGGACCGAATGTCCGCCACGCCCTCGGAGCGTTTTGTTTTTTTCACAATTTCAACGGTTTCGCGCTCTAAAAAGCGTTCCAGGTTGTCTGCATCTATTTTCGCGTCTGTGGTGATATCATAACTTGCGTAGCGGATTTCCTTTGCTTTCCTGCTGGTTTCGTTTAACTCGCAAATTTGGGGAATTTCCATGCCCAAAGGCGCTGCGGATTTTAATTTTTTCAAGCACTCCAGCATGCTGACGCTTTTTTCAAACTCGGCGTCTAAATATTCGCAGGACGACTCAAACCCCACAGACAGCGGCAGCAGAACCGACATTTTCGGGTGGGGGTTAAATCCGTTGGAATATGCCACGGGCAGCTCCGCCCGGTGAAACATGCGCGTAAACAGACGGATCATGTCTAAGTGGGACACATATTTCATGTCGCCATACTTTGTAAACTGAATGCGGAATTTAGCCACAGAACCCACCTCCAAACGACGGAATGACGCCGCAGCCGGCGCATTTTTCCCGGCAGTTGGCGGTTGGCTCGCCCCGCTTTGCCTTTTCGTTCTCATTCATCAAAAACGCTTTGGAGACGCCGATGTCAATGTGATCCCAGGGGAGAATTTCTTCATAGCTGCGCTCCCTCTCGTTATAAAATGAGGGGTCAATGCCGGTGTTTGCAAAGGCGGTTTGCCATGTTTCCATGTTAAAAAATTCGTGCCAACTGTCAAACTTTGCGCCCAGCCGGTGCGCTTCAACCAATACTTTAGAAAGCTTTCGGTCTCCACGGGCAAACACGCCCTCTAAAATGCTTAAAGAGGAGTCGTGCCAGTTATAAGAAACGTAGCGGTTTTTGATTGCGTCTTTTAAAAGCATCTGTTTTTCAAACAGCTGCCCCTGTGTGTTCTGCCCGAACCACTGGAAGGGCGTGAAGGGCTTCGGCACAAAGGAGGAAACGCTCACCGTAACCCGCAGGTTTTTGTTGCGTATTTCCTTCGGCGTGTGCTTGTAGATGGAAACCACCTCGTCTGCCAACTTCGAAATTCCTAAAATATCGTCTTCCGTTTCGGTGGGCAGGCCAATCATAAAATAGAGCTTAATTGTGCCGTAGCCGCCGGAAAACGCCGTTTGCGCCGCAGTGCTTAAATCCTGCTCCGTAATGTTTTTATTAATTACGTCCCGAAGCCGCTGGGTTCCTGCCTCCGGCGCAAAGGTCAGGCCGGATTTTCTTACTTTTTGTACCTTTTGCATAAGCTCTATGGAAAAGTTGTCCAGCCGAAGTGACGGCAGAGACAGGCCGATTTTTTTCTGCTCCGTAAGGGCAAGAAGCCCGTCGGTAAGCTCTTTTAAGCTTGTATAGTCGCTGGTGCTTAAAGAGGAAAGGGAAATTTCTTCATACCCTGTGTTCTGAATAAGCCGCTGGGCCAAGGAAAGCAGCGTTTCCGGCGACCGCTCCCGCACGGGGCGGTAAATCATGCCCGCCTGGCAGAACCGACAGCCGCGGATGCAGCCGCGGAAAATTTCCAGCATAATTCTGTCGTGAACAATTTCCATAAACGGCACAATGATATTGTCCGGCGCAAAGGAGCTGTCAAAATCCTTTATAATCCGTTTTTTTATTTTGTCCGGCGCATGTTCATCGTTTTTCGTAAAGGATTTGATGGTGCCGTCTTCGTGATATTCCACATAATAAAATTTTGGCACATAAATGCCCTCAATGACCACAATTTCCCGCAAGAAATCGTCTTTTTTGCCGCCGTTTTGTTTCACCCTGCGGTAGACGTCCATCACTTCCATCATGATTTCTTCGCCCTCGCCCAGCATAAAAAAGTCGATAAAGTCGGCCAAAGGCTCCGGGTTATAGGCGCAGGGACCGCCTGCACAGATGATGGGATATTCCTCGTCCCGGTCTTTTGCATAAAAGGGAATGCGACCCAAATCCAACATATTTAAAATGTTGGTGTAGCTCATTTCATACTGAAGCGTAAATCCCAAAAAGTCGAACTCTTTGGCAGGCGTTTTGGTTTCCAGCGAAAACAAAGGAATGTTTTCTGTACGCATCTGCTCCTCCATGTCCACCCAGGGGGCAAAGAACCGCTCGCAGTAAATGTCTTCTGCAGTGTTCAGCAGGTGGTATAAAATTTTCATTCCTAAATGGG
It contains:
- a CDS encoding TIGR03936 family radical SAM-associated protein, with protein sequence MAKFRIQFTKYGDMKYVSHLDMIRLFTRMFHRAELPVAYSNGFNPHPKMSVLLPLSVGFESSCEYLDAEFEKSVSMLECLKKLKSAAPLGMEIPQICELNETSRKAKEIRYASYDITTDAKIDADNLERFLERETVEIVKKTKRSEGVADIRSDIMDLCRKEEHSFSAVISAGSNANLKPDLLIEAMKTYIEEFRPQTVSICRTGILTERGEPMM
- a CDS encoding TIGR03960 family B12-binding radical SAM protein; its protein translation is MNLDAILKTVEKPSRYIGNEYNSVHKALDDISIRFGFCFADVYEIGMSHLGMKILYHLLNTAEDIYCERFFAPWVDMEEQMRTENIPLFSLETKTPAKEFDFLGFTLQYEMSYTNILNMLDLGRIPFYAKDRDEEYPIICAGGPCAYNPEPLADFIDFFMLGEGEEIMMEVMDVYRRVKQNGGKKDDFLREIVVIEGIYVPKFYYVEYHEDGTIKSFTKNDEHAPDKIKKRIIKDFDSSFAPDNIIVPFMEIVHDRIMLEIFRGCIRGCRFCQAGMIYRPVRERSPETLLSLAQRLIQNTGYEEISLSSLSTSDYTSLKELTDGLLALTEQKKIGLSLPSLRLDNFSIELMQKVQKVRKSGLTFAPEAGTQRLRDVINKNITEQDLSTAAQTAFSGGYGTIKLYFMIGLPTETEDDILGISKLADEVVSIYKHTPKEIRNKNLRVTVSVSSFVPKPFTPFQWFGQNTQGQLFEKQMLLKDAIKNRYVSYNWHDSSLSILEGVFARGDRKLSKVLVEAHRLGAKFDSWHEFFNMETWQTAFANTGIDPSFYNERERSYEEILPWDHIDIGVSKAFLMNENEKAKRGEPTANCREKCAGCGVIPSFGGGFCG